Proteins from a genomic interval of Garra rufa chromosome 4, GarRuf1.0, whole genome shotgun sequence:
- the zc3hc1 gene encoding zinc finger C3HC-type protein 1, which produces MAALGSRASRPENGEKQSKSPLVSPLKVRELLNEGVASEDNVLNCSQLDPNTLSPNGLGKAPCEAANKEAFFNRVESYSCLKWAGKPRTLSPLRCARYGWINVDCDMLKCSSCQAFLCASIQTTLDFQKYEGRISELLQQLQTQHEKFCSWPDFPCPDRFWMVPINEPTVLLSAFLDRFKSACALEQQLPAMKPEQLKAMNLTEDVISVLLQLIEDEQVKQGGSPTKLSSDPLSVQVAACIIALCGWAASPSLHAMSLPILTCSYCMRKVGMWNFYQMETVSESENPPQSPTSTTALTPSQGTSGEKGAPTSPSQSPTPCRMKLRSQDSTRSEQTESTPAPLVLRTRSRDSPIPHEENPSPLSRGKRPMTRSRGQGDNVAVDVPSSPQRKTKRPRLSSASGPEGPMHRNVFDPVAQHRDWCPWVSVEREEGNLDGSVLVGSEAELPQPGWKAVLTLFLSMKRSLSPVGASPSQGPHDKSKRVFAIFRQWQVSSPSQ; this is translated from the exons ATGGCGGCGCTCGGCAGCCGTGCAAGTCGGCCAGAAAACGGCGAAAAACAAAGCAAATCTCCTCTCGTGTCTCCGCTGAAAGTGCGAGAACTTCTCAACGAAGGGGTCGCTTCTGAAGACAACGTATTAAATTG TTCACAACTGGATCCAAACACACTGTCTCCAAATGGCCTTGGGAAAGCTCCTTGTGAGGCAGCAAACAAAGAAGCATTTTTCAACAGAGTGGAATCCTACTC CTGTCTCAAATGGGCTGGAAAGCCTCGTACGCTCTCACCGCTGAGATGTGCGCGGTACGGCTGGATCAACGTAGACTGTGACATGCTGAAGTGTTCTAGTTGCCAGGCTTTCCTCTGTGCGTCAATCCAAACAACCTTAGACTTCCAGAAAT ATGAAGGACGGATTTCGGAGCTGCTACAGCAGCTTCAAACGCAACATGAGAAGTTCTGTTCCTGGCCGGACTTTCCATGTCCAG atcgCTTCTGGATGGTTCCTATTAATGAGCCTACGGTATTACTCAGTGCCTTTCTAGACCGTTTCAAAAGTGCTTGCGCACTAGAACAGCAGCTGCCTGCTATGAAACCAGAGCAACTTAAAGCCATG aacttgaCTGAAGATGTAATAAGTGTCCTCCTACAGCTGATTGAAGATGAGCAAGTGAAGCAGGGTGGTTCTCCTACAAAGCTCTCATCAGATCCACTCTCTGTACAGGTTGCAGCATGTATCATAGCTCTGTGTGGTTGGGCAGCCAG CCCGTCACTCCACGCTATGAGTCTCCCCATCCTGACTTGCTCGTACTGCATGAGAAAGGTGGGAATGTGGAACTTCTATCAAATGGAAACTGTTTCAGAGAGCGAAAACCCTCCACAGTCTCCAACATCTACTACGGCCTTGACTCCATCTCAAGGCACAAGTGGGGAAAAGGGAGCGCCCACCTCACCATCCCAATCCCCCACTCCATGTCGCATGAAGCTGCGTAGTCAAGACTCTACACGCTCTGAACAG ACTGAGAGTACACCAGCCCCACTGGTCCTCCGCACCAGAAGCAGGGACTCCCCAATCCCTCATGAGGAGAATCCCAGCCCCTTGTCCAGGGGAAAGAGACCCATGACTCGCAGCAGAGGCCAAGGAGATAACGTAGCTGTGGATGTACCTTCTAGTCCACAGCGAAAGACAAAACGCCCACGTCTGTCCTCTGCCAGTGGCCCT GAAGGGCCTATGCACAGAAATGTTTTCGACCCAGTAGCCCAGCACAGAGACTGGTGTCCTTGGGTGAGTGTGGAAAGAGAAGAGGGCAATCTAGATGGCTCTGTCTTAGTTGGCTCTGAGGCTGAGCTCCCTCAGCCAGGCTGGAAAGCAGTGCTTACTCTGTTCTTATCAATGAAGAGAAGCCTCAGTCCAGTAGGAGCCAGCCCATCTCAG